One window from the genome of Chloroflexi bacterium ADurb.Bin180 encodes:
- the perR_2 gene encoding Peroxide operon regulator has product MSSRWEESLRLPGRRLTPQRRAVLQVLREADGHCTLAEIRERVRERFPEIPLPTVYRNLRYLVEAGLAAQTDLGSGSHVYEFVADKHHHHLVCLSCRQVMDLPDSFLDPLRVALKEQYGFSPRMEHFALFGICPSCAKTTAERRPDDVD; this is encoded by the coding sequence ATGAGCAGTCGCTGGGAAGAGTCGCTTCGTCTGCCTGGCCGCCGGCTCACCCCGCAGCGCCGGGCGGTGCTCCAGGTGCTGCGTGAAGCTGATGGACATTGTACTCTGGCGGAGATTCGGGAGCGGGTTCGCGAGAGGTTTCCCGAGATACCTCTGCCAACCGTCTACCGCAACCTGCGCTACCTTGTTGAAGCGGGACTGGCTGCACAGACAGATCTGGGCAGCGGCTCGCACGTGTACGAGTTCGTGGCCGACAAGCATCATCATCACCTGGTGTGCCTGAGCTGCCGCCAGGTAATGGACCTCCCCGATTCGTTTCTTGACCCTCTGCGCGTTGCCCTGAAGGAGCAGTACGGCTTTAGCCCGCGCATGGAGCACTTTGCGTTGTTTGGCATCTGCCCTTCCTGCGCCAAGACGACAGCCGAAAGGAGACCAGACGATGTGGACTAG
- the nikMN gene encoding Fused nickel transport protein NikMN, translating to MWTSELSGAAITWAARTTTDAAGAAGGAFMHIPDGFLSTPVSLVLWVVAVLVVGVALVKVNRDMDEKRVPLMGVMAAAIFAGQMLNFAVTGGTSGHLLGAAIATALLGPWAAIVVMTCVVGTQAILFQDGGLLALGANLVNMAVIGVAVSYGVLSVVRRLLGSKRTGWLVGGLLAGWSSIFVASLACALQLALSGTSPANIALPAMGGIHALIGVGEALITAAALALVYVARRDVLERGEAAASGRGLAVGGLVLAVLLVVLSPLASSHPDGLEWVAEEHGFLGSMLEAPFQLIADYVFPGIADERLATIAAGIIGIAVVLAVTWLAGSARRRRGSQGVA from the coding sequence ATGTGGACTAGCGAGTTAAGTGGTGCCGCCATTACCTGGGCGGCAAGAACGACAACGGATGCTGCCGGAGCCGCGGGCGGAGCGTTTATGCACATTCCCGATGGGTTTCTCTCCACTCCCGTGTCGCTGGTACTGTGGGTCGTTGCGGTGCTCGTGGTCGGTGTGGCCCTGGTCAAAGTGAACCGGGATATGGATGAGAAACGGGTGCCACTGATGGGCGTAATGGCGGCGGCCATCTTTGCCGGTCAGATGCTCAACTTTGCCGTCACTGGTGGCACGTCGGGCCACCTGCTGGGCGCCGCCATAGCCACAGCTCTGCTGGGGCCGTGGGCCGCTATCGTGGTGATGACCTGTGTGGTCGGGACGCAGGCAATCCTGTTCCAGGACGGCGGGCTGCTCGCGCTGGGCGCCAACCTGGTGAACATGGCCGTCATTGGCGTGGCGGTGTCTTATGGTGTGCTGAGTGTGGTGCGAAGACTGCTGGGCAGCAAGCGTACCGGGTGGCTCGTCGGGGGGCTGCTGGCCGGCTGGTCGTCGATCTTTGTCGCGTCGCTGGCCTGCGCTCTGCAGCTTGCCCTTTCGGGAACCTCGCCGGCCAACATCGCGCTGCCGGCGATGGGCGGCATCCATGCCCTGATCGGTGTTGGGGAAGCCCTGATTACGGCGGCCGCTCTGGCTCTGGTCTATGTGGCCCGGCGCGATGTGCTGGAGCGAGGCGAAGCGGCAGCGAGCGGGCGTGGGCTGGCCGTTGGCGGGCTTGTCCTGGCGGTGTTGCTGGTGGTGCTTTCGCCATTGGCCTCCTCGCACCCCGACGGTCTGGAATGGGTGGCTGAGGAGCACGGGTTCCTTGGGTCCATGCTGGAGGCACCGTTCCAGCTCATCGCCGACTATGTCTTCCCGGGAATCGCCGATGAGAGGCTGGCCACCATCGCCGCGGGAATCATCGGAATAGCGGTGGTGCTGGCCGTGACCTGGCTGGCTGGCAGTGCCCGCCGCAGACGCGGCTCGCAAGGAGTCGCCTGA
- the nikQ gene encoding Nickel transport protein NikQ, translated as MDARVKLLLALALVLCVSLMPVAAWPVYILLLALILSAAILSELRVRPLLRRSMVALPFALAALPLLLTVPGQTAVALRLGPLHLAVTVPGVERFASIVVRSWLSVQVAILLTATTQLPDLLVAMGQLHMPRLLVAILSLMWRYLAVLVDEAIRMMRARDARSASWSGRGGGTLAWRASVTGSMAGSLFLRGLERSERIHNAMLSRGYDGSIRGIAVPPLDWRSRLLVLLGLIVVLALLLFGYWVA; from the coding sequence TTGGACGCCCGGGTCAAGTTGCTGCTGGCGCTCGCACTTGTGCTCTGTGTTTCGCTGATGCCCGTGGCCGCCTGGCCAGTCTATATCCTGCTGCTGGCGCTCATCCTGTCTGCTGCCATCCTTTCCGAGCTGCGCGTGAGGCCGTTGCTGCGCCGGTCGATGGTGGCGCTGCCATTTGCCCTGGCTGCTCTGCCACTGTTGCTGACGGTGCCGGGCCAGACGGCCGTTGCGCTCAGGCTCGGCCCGCTGCACCTGGCGGTGACCGTGCCGGGTGTGGAGCGTTTTGCCAGCATCGTTGTGCGCTCGTGGCTCTCAGTGCAGGTGGCCATTCTGCTCACTGCCACCACGCAGCTCCCTGATCTTCTGGTGGCCATGGGCCAACTGCACATGCCCCGTCTGCTGGTAGCCATCCTCTCCCTGATGTGGCGTTACCTGGCAGTGCTCGTGGACGAAGCGATACGCATGATGCGCGCCCGTGACGCGCGCAGCGCCTCCTGGTCTGGTCGTGGAGGAGGCACACTCGCCTGGCGCGCCTCCGTGACCGGGTCGATGGCCGGGAGTCTCTTTCTGCGCGGCCTGGAACGCAGCGAGAGGATACACAACGCGATGTTGTCCAGAGGGTATGATGGCTCGATACGGGGGATCGCTGTTCCGCCGCTTGACTGGCGCTCGCGTCTGCTGGTACTGCTGGGGCTGATCGTGGTGCTCGCTTTGCTGCTGTTCGGCTACTGGGTGGCGTGA
- the ecfA3 gene encoding Energy-coupling factor transporter ATP-binding protein EcfA3 has product MAGQTCAAIQIRGLSFSYSDGNQALRDIDLCIAAGEKVALVGPNGAGKSTLLLHLNGILTGQQGQVMVGDVVVSAPHLRLVRAVVGIVFQNPDDQLFSPTVFDDVAYGPIYMGLSEGEIRQRVARALGQVGMESYAPRTSHHLSLGEKKRISIATVLAMDPRVLALDEPSSGLDPRARRTLIHLLQQLGQTMLVSTHDMMLVAELCSRMVVLDQGRIVADGATRDLLANDELLRAHGLEAPPALGR; this is encoded by the coding sequence ATGGCGGGCCAGACTTGTGCGGCGATTCAGATCCGCGGATTGTCGTTTAGCTATTCGGATGGCAACCAGGCTCTGCGCGATATTGACCTGTGCATCGCCGCCGGCGAGAAAGTGGCCCTGGTTGGTCCCAACGGTGCAGGCAAGTCCACCCTGCTGCTGCACCTGAACGGTATCCTCACGGGCCAGCAGGGCCAGGTGATGGTGGGCGACGTGGTGGTGTCGGCACCACACCTCAGGCTGGTGAGGGCGGTGGTGGGCATCGTGTTCCAGAATCCTGACGACCAGCTCTTTTCGCCGACGGTGTTCGACGATGTGGCCTACGGACCCATCTACATGGGGTTGTCCGAGGGAGAGATCCGCCAGCGGGTTGCGCGAGCCCTGGGGCAGGTGGGCATGGAGTCCTATGCTCCGCGGACGTCGCACCACCTCAGTCTGGGGGAGAAGAAGCGCATCTCCATTGCCACGGTACTGGCTATGGATCCCAGGGTACTGGCTCTGGACGAGCCTTCGTCAGGCCTGGACCCACGGGCCAGGCGGACGCTGATTCACCTGTTGCAGCAACTCGGGCAGACCATGCTGGTCAGCACGCACGACATGATGCTGGTGGCAGAGCTTTGCTCGAGGATGGTGGTGCTCGATCAGGGGCGCATCGTAGCCGATGGTGCCACGCGGGACCTGCTGGCGAACGACGAGTTGCTCAGAGCGCACGGTCTGGAGGCGCCCCCAGCTCTTGGTCGATAA
- the queA gene encoding S-adenosylmethionine:tRNA ribosyltransferase-isomerase, giving the protein MRTADFDYALPPELIAQTPVEPRDASRLLVLHRRSGELEHHLFHELGSFLRPGDLLVANESRVIPARLFGRKEPTGARVEMLLLNKRTDGSWEVLLKPGRRVRPGVQVRVDVSQGPDGPQAPLIANVVDVTPAGGRVLSFSRPVEPLLDGLGVVPLPPYIHTPLSDPERYQTIYARVRGSVAAPTAGLHFTAELLGELRQQGIEVAFVTLHVSMDTFRPVVEEDLAEHRMYSEQCELPASTARAINLARGSGRRVIAVGTTSVRVLETAGRALTRSDAPLTPFFGPTTLFIYPGFEFRVVDALITNFHLPRSSLLMLVAAFAGKDRIDHAYQEAIRLRYRFFSFGDAMFID; this is encoded by the coding sequence TTGAGAACTGCCGATTTCGACTATGCCCTTCCCCCTGAGCTAATCGCTCAGACCCCGGTCGAGCCACGCGACGCCTCACGCCTGCTGGTCCTTCATCGCCGCTCGGGCGAGCTGGAGCACCACCTCTTTCATGAGCTCGGCTCATTCCTGCGGCCGGGAGACCTGCTCGTCGCCAACGAAAGCAGGGTCATTCCGGCCCGTCTGTTCGGCCGCAAAGAGCCAACGGGCGCCCGCGTGGAGATGCTCTTGCTGAACAAGCGGACCGACGGCTCGTGGGAGGTGCTGCTCAAGCCGGGCCGACGAGTCAGGCCAGGAGTGCAGGTCCGGGTCGATGTATCCCAGGGACCAGACGGGCCACAAGCGCCCCTCATCGCCAACGTCGTGGACGTGACTCCTGCCGGGGGCCGCGTGCTATCGTTCTCCAGGCCGGTCGAGCCGCTGCTGGATGGTTTGGGCGTGGTACCCCTGCCGCCGTACATTCACACACCACTCAGCGATCCAGAGCGCTACCAGACTATCTACGCGCGGGTTCGCGGCTCGGTCGCTGCACCGACGGCGGGGCTGCATTTCACTGCGGAGTTGCTCGGCGAGTTGAGGCAACAGGGAATCGAGGTGGCCTTTGTCACCTTGCACGTTAGCATGGACACCTTCCGGCCTGTGGTCGAGGAGGATTTAGCCGAGCACCGAATGTACAGCGAGCAGTGCGAGCTTCCGGCCTCTACTGCCCGGGCAATCAACCTCGCCCGCGGCTCTGGCCGGCGTGTCATCGCCGTCGGGACCACCAGTGTGCGCGTGTTGGAGACCGCCGGTAGAGCGCTGACCAGGTCCGACGCTCCCCTGACACCCTTCTTCGGGCCGACCACTCTGTTCATCTATCCCGGTTTCGAGTTCCGGGTGGTCGACGCGCTGATCACCAATTTCCATCTGCCGCGCTCGTCGCTGCTCATGCTGGTGGCCGCCTTTGCCGGCAAGGACAGGATCGACCACGCCTATCAGGAGGCGATCCGGCTGCGCTATCGCTTCTTTAGCTTTGGCGACGCGATGTTTATCGACTAG
- the deoB gene encoding Phosphopentomutase — protein MNPIRRIILIVLDSVGCGALPDADLYGDVGSDTLGNTARAVGGLKLPNLERLGLGNLHAILGVPAAAQPQAAFGRMAERSAGKDTTIGHWELMGVISPQPLPTYPHGFPPDLIAEYERRIGRPTLGNYASSGTVILDELGAEHVRTGYPIVYTSADSVFQVAAHEEIIPLEELYRFCRIARELLTGEHNVGRVIARPFVGNPGAFQRTPNRRDFSAPPPQATLLDRVVSAGKSVFAVGKIEDIFAGQGITTAVHTVNNMDGVDQTLAAMRTAGDGLIFANLVDFDMIYGHRNNAAGYAGALEAVDRRLPELVAALRPDDVLMLTADHGCDPTTPSTDHSREYVPLLVLGEHVRPVDLGTRETFADVAATIAEWLNTSPPMAGRSFAGDVRIGSSTRA, from the coding sequence ATGAATCCCATAAGGCGCATCATTCTGATCGTTCTGGATAGCGTGGGCTGCGGCGCTCTGCCGGACGCCGACCTCTACGGTGACGTTGGCTCGGACACGCTGGGCAACACCGCCCGTGCCGTGGGCGGGCTCAAGCTGCCTAACCTGGAGCGCCTGGGGCTCGGCAACCTCCACGCCATTCTCGGTGTGCCTGCCGCCGCTCAACCACAGGCAGCTTTCGGCCGCATGGCCGAGCGCTCGGCCGGCAAAGATACCACCATCGGCCACTGGGAGCTGATGGGCGTGATCTCCCCTCAGCCGCTGCCCACCTACCCCCACGGTTTCCCGCCCGACCTCATCGCCGAGTACGAGCGCCGCATCGGGCGGCCTACTCTGGGCAACTATGCCTCTTCTGGCACGGTGATCCTGGACGAGCTGGGCGCCGAGCACGTCCGCACCGGATATCCCATCGTCTACACCAGTGCCGACAGCGTTTTTCAGGTTGCCGCTCACGAGGAGATCATCCCCCTGGAGGAACTGTATCGATTCTGCCGCATCGCCCGAGAGCTCCTGACCGGGGAGCACAACGTGGGCCGCGTGATCGCGCGTCCTTTCGTCGGCAACCCCGGGGCATTCCAGCGCACGCCCAACCGCCGTGACTTTTCCGCACCGCCCCCGCAAGCGACCCTGCTCGACCGTGTCGTATCGGCCGGGAAGAGCGTGTTCGCCGTGGGCAAGATCGAGGACATCTTTGCCGGCCAGGGCATCACCACGGCAGTCCACACCGTGAACAACATGGACGGAGTTGACCAAACGCTGGCAGCCATGAGAACCGCTGGCGATGGTCTCATCTTTGCCAACCTCGTCGATTTCGACATGATCTATGGTCACCGCAACAACGCGGCTGGGTACGCCGGGGCACTGGAGGCCGTCGACCGGCGCCTTCCGGAGCTGGTCGCTGCGCTCCGACCCGACGATGTGCTGATGCTGACGGCCGATCATGGCTGCGACCCGACCACCCCCAGCACCGATCATTCGCGCGAGTATGTTCCGCTGCTCGTCCTGGGAGAGCACGTGCGCCCCGTCGACCTGGGCACCAGAGAGACCTTTGCCGATGTGGCTGCAACCATCGCCGAGTGGCTGAACACATCGCCGCCCATGGCCGGGCGCAGCTTTGCCGGCGACGTGCGGATCGGCTCAAGCACCAGAGCCTGA
- the hppA1_2 gene encoding putative K(+)-stimulated pyrophosphate-energized sodium pump → MGLWQSLGSYTVAGLPAIWWLVPASSLIALFYSFLLHHKVKQYEEGTPEMVSVARAIRGGAVAYLVRQYRVIALVVFAVFLLFVVLAWRGLISVLTPFSVLLGALLCAAGGIIGMGTATRASVRTAHAARGSLNRALRVAMEGGAVTGLAVVGLALLNASLAFLALYYLVPPHLYRGDQRLVEIANILVSGVSGASIVALAARVGGGIFTKAADVGADLVGKVEAGIPEDDPRNPAVIADSVGDNVGDVAGMGSDLYESYIGSLLATVALGVSATVARGASLTAQLQYVTMPLVLAAFGTVWSIACLGLVRVRDDDGIEQVIQAMDRGLACATAGVAAIALPLAFALQLERPWQMWCAVLIGLAVGAIIGKTSGYYTSAAYHPTRNLAEQALSGTAPVIIEGMGVGMRSVAVPVVVVCIGIAASYYLAGGAGDMLGGLYGVGVAAVGMLSTLGFTMSTDAFGPIADNAGGIAEMAGLAPHVRHRTDALDAAGNTTAATGKGFAIGSAALTALLLLAAFLDQIHFELVHLCGVQAVSVLGRLIPIHEVRLIDLVTYYDISLFNPAVIVGLFVGNAAVFYFSAMTISAVGRTASQMVQEVRRQFRGIAGIMDRTAQPDYARCVDIATLGAQKEMVKPALLAVVVPLVMGVLFGPAGIVGLLAGSLASGFALALMMANSGAAWDNAKKHIEAGAHEGKGGDAHRAAVVGDTVGDPFKDTSGPSINTLIKLMAVVGIVLAGLIASLGQAGLLGQLINGW, encoded by the coding sequence ATGGGTTTGTGGCAGAGCTTGGGCAGTTACACCGTGGCCGGACTCCCGGCCATCTGGTGGCTTGTCCCGGCCAGCTCGCTCATTGCCCTGTTCTACTCCTTTCTCTTGCACCACAAGGTCAAGCAATACGAGGAAGGTACGCCCGAGATGGTCTCGGTCGCCCGTGCCATCCGCGGCGGTGCAGTGGCTTACCTGGTCAGGCAGTATCGCGTCATCGCTCTGGTGGTGTTCGCTGTTTTCCTGCTCTTTGTCGTTCTGGCGTGGCGGGGGCTGATCAGCGTTCTCACGCCCTTTTCCGTGCTGCTGGGGGCCCTCCTTTGCGCGGCCGGAGGCATCATCGGGATGGGCACCGCCACTCGCGCTTCTGTGCGCACCGCGCACGCGGCCCGCGGCAGCTTGAATCGGGCCCTGCGGGTAGCGATGGAGGGCGGCGCGGTCACGGGGCTGGCCGTGGTCGGTCTTGCTCTGCTCAACGCGTCGCTCGCCTTCCTCGCGCTCTACTATTTGGTTCCCCCTCACCTCTACCGCGGCGACCAGCGGCTGGTAGAAATCGCGAATATCCTGGTCAGCGGGGTATCCGGTGCCAGCATCGTGGCCCTGGCGGCCAGGGTGGGAGGCGGCATCTTCACCAAGGCAGCCGATGTAGGTGCCGACCTGGTGGGTAAGGTGGAGGCTGGCATCCCCGAAGATGATCCGCGCAACCCCGCGGTGATCGCCGACAGTGTCGGCGACAACGTGGGCGACGTGGCGGGCATGGGCTCGGACCTCTACGAGTCCTATATCGGTTCGTTGCTGGCGACGGTGGCGCTCGGCGTGTCGGCCACAGTGGCGCGCGGCGCCAGCCTGACTGCCCAGCTCCAATACGTGACTATGCCGCTCGTCCTGGCGGCATTTGGCACGGTCTGGTCCATTGCTTGCCTGGGCCTGGTGCGCGTTCGCGATGATGACGGCATCGAGCAGGTGATCCAGGCGATGGACCGCGGCCTGGCCTGCGCCACGGCTGGAGTCGCCGCCATCGCCTTGCCACTGGCGTTCGCTCTACAGCTAGAGCGGCCGTGGCAGATGTGGTGCGCCGTTCTCATCGGACTGGCTGTCGGGGCCATCATTGGGAAGACGTCCGGTTACTACACCTCTGCTGCCTACCACCCGACACGCAACCTGGCCGAGCAGGCGCTGTCCGGAACGGCACCGGTAATCATCGAGGGCATGGGCGTTGGTATGCGCTCCGTCGCCGTGCCGGTGGTCGTGGTCTGCATTGGCATCGCCGCCAGCTACTACCTTGCCGGCGGGGCCGGCGATATGCTCGGTGGTCTCTACGGAGTCGGCGTGGCTGCGGTCGGCATGCTTTCGACCCTGGGTTTCACCATGTCCACTGACGCCTTTGGTCCCATCGCCGACAACGCCGGCGGAATTGCCGAAATGGCGGGACTGGCTCCCCACGTGCGGCACAGAACGGATGCGCTGGATGCTGCCGGCAACACTACTGCTGCTACGGGCAAGGGGTTTGCCATCGGCAGCGCCGCGCTGACGGCGTTGCTGCTCCTGGCAGCCTTCCTGGACCAGATCCATTTTGAACTCGTTCACCTGTGCGGGGTGCAGGCGGTCTCTGTTCTGGGCAGACTGATCCCCATCCACGAAGTGCGGCTGATCGACCTGGTGACATACTATGACATCTCGTTGTTCAATCCCGCGGTGATCGTCGGCCTGTTCGTGGGCAATGCAGCCGTCTTTTACTTCTCCGCCATGACCATTAGCGCTGTCGGCCGGACCGCATCGCAAATGGTCCAGGAGGTGCGCCGGCAGTTCCGCGGCATCGCTGGCATTATGGACCGCACCGCGCAGCCCGATTATGCCAGATGCGTCGACATCGCCACTCTGGGTGCACAGAAAGAGATGGTCAAACCTGCCCTGTTGGCGGTGGTCGTTCCGCTGGTAATGGGCGTGCTTTTCGGGCCGGCAGGCATAGTGGGGCTGCTTGCCGGCAGCCTGGCCAGCGGGTTTGCCCTGGCGCTGATGATGGCCAATTCCGGCGCCGCCTGGGATAACGCCAAGAAACACATCGAAGCCGGCGCCCACGAGGGGAAGGGCGGCGATGCTCACCGGGCTGCTGTCGTCGGAGACACGGTGGGCGACCCGTTTAAGGACACCAGCGGACCGTCGATCAACACTCTGATCAAGCTGATGGCCGTCGTCGGCATCGTTCTGGCCGGATTGATTGCCAGCCTCGGGCAGGCAGGGCTGCTGGGTCAGTTGATCAACGGCTGGTAA
- the prfA gene encoding Peptide chain release factor 1, whose product MSHGTVNDKLEQMQQRYEELEHLMADPEVAADYSRLRTYTQERAEIAPVVEAYLESKAIEQQTEQTKALLADEQDEEMLALAREELDGLAKRAEELRDRLHRLLIPRDPNDERNVIVEIRAGTGGEEAALFAADLYRMYTRYAEAQGWKTELLSSNDTGIGGFKEVIFEVKGRGVYSRLKHESGVHRVQRIPSTEASGRIHTSTATVAVLPEVEEVEVEIKPEDLRIDVYRSGGHGGQSVNTTDSAVRITHLPTGIVVACQDERSQLQNKMRAMSILRARVYEMEQLARDEQLGAERRSQVGSGERSEKVRTYNFPQNRITDHRINFSSHRLETVLAGALDEFIEQLTAAEQADKLRAAGLN is encoded by the coding sequence ATGAGCCACGGAACGGTGAACGACAAGCTAGAGCAGATGCAGCAGCGCTATGAGGAGCTGGAGCATCTGATGGCAGACCCGGAGGTGGCCGCCGACTACAGCCGGCTGCGCACCTACACGCAGGAGCGGGCCGAGATCGCGCCTGTAGTCGAGGCTTATCTCGAAAGCAAAGCCATCGAGCAGCAGACAGAGCAAACCAAGGCCCTCCTGGCCGACGAGCAGGACGAGGAGATGCTCGCCCTGGCTCGAGAGGAGCTGGACGGTCTCGCAAAGCGCGCTGAGGAGCTCAGGGACCGGCTGCACCGCCTGCTCATCCCCAGGGATCCCAACGACGAGCGCAACGTGATCGTGGAAATCCGCGCCGGGACCGGCGGTGAGGAAGCAGCGCTATTCGCCGCCGACCTCTACCGGATGTACACTCGCTATGCGGAAGCCCAGGGCTGGAAGACAGAGCTGCTGAGCTCGAACGACACGGGAATCGGCGGGTTCAAAGAAGTGATCTTTGAGGTCAAGGGCCGGGGTGTCTACTCACGGCTCAAGCACGAAAGCGGCGTGCATCGCGTGCAGCGGATTCCGTCAACGGAAGCCAGCGGCCGCATCCACACCTCCACGGCTACCGTGGCCGTGCTGCCCGAAGTCGAAGAAGTCGAAGTCGAGATCAAACCGGAGGATCTGCGCATCGATGTCTATCGGTCCGGTGGCCATGGCGGGCAGAGCGTCAACACCACCGACTCGGCGGTGCGCATTACCCACCTGCCGACCGGCATCGTTGTAGCCTGTCAGGACGAACGCTCGCAATTGCAGAACAAAATGCGCGCCATGTCCATTCTGCGGGCCCGGGTCTATGAGATGGAGCAGCTCGCCCGCGATGAGCAACTGGGCGCCGAGCGGCGCTCTCAGGTTGGCTCCGGCGAACGAAGCGAAAAGGTCCGCACCTACAACTTTCCCCAGAACCGAATCACGGACCACCGGATCAACTTTTCCAGTCACCGGCTGGAGACGGTCCTGGCCGGCGCGCTGGATGAGTTCATCGAGCAGCTCACTGCTGCCGAGCAGGCCGACAAGCTGCGCGCGGCAGGCCTGAACTAG
- the prmC gene encoding Release factor glutamine methyltransferase, translated as MAYNQNLTVRAALAQGSATLLASGIPSPVLDSEVLLAHVLGSNRTRLFARPEYTLTQEQEQRYKACLARRQRHEPVPYIVGSREFYGLTFAVDRRVLIPRPETEQVVERTLESVSGGPILIADVGTGSGIIAISLAVHLPLARVYAIDSSSDALEVAANNCRRHNLIERVRLLQGDLLEPLPEPVDLIAANLPYVPTPTLATLDVDVRDYEPWQALDGGPDGLAQVARLLGQATHWLRPRGAVVLEIGAEQGERAACLARDSFPRARVEVFQDFAGLDRVVRVRMPD; from the coding sequence ATGGCTTACAACCAAAACCTCACTGTGCGCGCCGCCCTGGCTCAAGGGTCAGCTACGTTGCTTGCCTCTGGTATCCCTTCGCCCGTGCTCGACTCGGAGGTGCTGCTGGCTCACGTGCTGGGGTCGAATCGGACCAGGCTGTTCGCACGCCCCGAGTACACGCTCACACAGGAGCAGGAGCAGCGCTATAAGGCCTGCCTGGCGCGCAGACAAAGACACGAGCCGGTGCCATACATCGTAGGGTCACGCGAGTTCTACGGGCTGACCTTTGCCGTGGACCGGCGCGTACTCATCCCCCGGCCAGAGACCGAGCAGGTGGTGGAACGAACTCTCGAATCGGTAAGCGGGGGTCCAATCCTGATTGCCGACGTTGGGACAGGCAGCGGGATCATCGCCATCTCACTGGCCGTCCACTTGCCGTTGGCGCGTGTCTATGCCATTGATTCGTCCAGCGATGCGCTCGAGGTCGCGGCGAACAACTGTCGCCGACACAACCTCATCGAGCGAGTCCGTCTGCTGCAGGGCGACCTGCTCGAGCCGTTGCCCGAGCCGGTGGATCTGATTGCCGCGAACCTGCCCTACGTCCCAACGCCAACACTGGCCACCCTGGATGTCGATGTCAGGGACTATGAGCCGTGGCAGGCCCTCGATGGAGGACCCGATGGACTGGCACAGGTCGCCCGGCTGCTGGGGCAGGCCACACACTGGCTGCGGCCGCGCGGGGCCGTGGTCCTGGAAATCGGCGCAGAGCAGGGTGAGCGGGCAGCCTGCCTGGCCCGGGATAGCTTCCCCCGCGCGCGGGTAGAGGTGTTTCAGGATTTCGCCGGCCTGGACCGGGTGGTTCGAGTTCGCATGCCCGACTGA
- the yidA_2 gene encoding Sugar phosphatase YidA, which produces MAYRLLALDVDGTLVDRSLELSPRTRQAVRRAIDAGVHVTLASGRQFHQVEVFARELGIGEPLICNQGAIVMAPGETRPLYECAVPRPVANDFMAFVQRQGWDLCVYGREHLYAHGMTPEVQVLLDLAPAGETIHWLSELDDSTELIQLLVIVQPERTALVERLLKARFGGQLNIVQSFSHFVEASNPAVSKGTALAFLAGRLGVGQAETMAIGDQDNDVPMVAWAGLGVAVGNASVACQAAAKVVTADVSEDGAAVAIEQFVLGKAL; this is translated from the coding sequence TTGGCCTATCGACTACTGGCATTGGACGTGGACGGCACTCTGGTGGACCGTTCGCTCGAACTATCACCGCGCACCAGGCAGGCGGTGAGGCGGGCCATCGATGCGGGTGTGCACGTGACCCTGGCGTCGGGCCGGCAGTTCCATCAGGTAGAGGTATTCGCGCGGGAGCTGGGCATCGGCGAGCCTCTGATCTGCAACCAGGGGGCCATAGTGATGGCCCCGGGAGAGACCAGGCCGCTCTACGAGTGCGCTGTTCCCAGACCGGTGGCTAACGACTTTATGGCCTTTGTGCAGCGTCAGGGCTGGGACCTGTGCGTGTACGGACGCGAGCACCTCTATGCCCACGGTATGACGCCGGAGGTGCAGGTGCTGCTCGACCTGGCTCCGGCCGGGGAGACCATCCACTGGCTGAGCGAACTCGACGATTCGACCGAACTCATTCAGCTCCTGGTCATCGTTCAGCCGGAGCGGACCGCGTTGGTAGAGCGGCTGCTGAAGGCGCGTTTTGGCGGTCAGCTCAACATCGTACAGTCCTTTTCTCACTTTGTGGAGGCGTCCAACCCGGCGGTTTCGAAAGGGACGGCCCTGGCCTTCCTGGCAGGGCGGCTCGGGGTCGGACAGGCAGAGACCATGGCCATCGGCGACCAGGACAACGACGTGCCAATGGTGGCCTGGGCCGGACTGGGCGTGGCAGTGGGCAATGCCAGCGTCGCATGCCAAGCCGCCGCCAAGGTTGTCACGGCGGATGTGAGCGAGGATGGGGCGGCGGTGGCCATCGAGCAGTTTGTGTTGGGGAAGGCCCTATGA